The following is a genomic window from Euwallacea similis isolate ESF13 chromosome 4, ESF131.1, whole genome shotgun sequence.
AAGCGTTTTTCTTTAAGAGAGGAGTAGTTCTTAAGACCCTTTTTTCTAGGGCCATTCCTTTGTAGAACGCGGGATAATAAAGTTGGTGAATGGAAAAAGGTGTTTTATTTCGAGAACAAAGGACAAAGGGGACACCTCGCGATATTTCTTATATACGTGTATATGTGTCTTGTGTATATTGTGTTTTTGAACGCTTATAAATATCTcgaagaattattatttagattaTAAATCGGTTtgaatgtttaaatataaaattacaaataaaaccATAATTTAAGTATGACTAACTATATCGGGGCACTCCGAAAAGGATATCATTCACATCAAAAGGATTACAAAGCTAAATCTAGACAtagacataaataaaaattaagtcaaTCAAATAACCATACCGATCTGTTAATTACACAAGCCGAATCATATATCACAAGTAGTGGCGCCACATCTTTGACCTTTATGGCAATCATTTTTTACAAGTACAAACTGATTTGTTCTCGCATTCTGGGGTATTAGTACTGGCCACAATATGAAGATATTTTGTGGTATGGGTAATTATGATCGGCACGTGCCGAACAACTTTATAAACAGCGGGTCTATGAGAGTTGGTGTCACCTCTGGAAGGTTAAAATGGACTTTGGCTATAATGGTCTTATTCTGATAGATCcttgaaatttattacaacCAAATTCAACTGTATTTTTACTTTAGTAGACTTATTATAAGGATGGGATCgtctttaaataaataaataaaaagggGCACCAAACTTAACAAGCAGATTTTTTTTCCCCAAACATGCACAACACCATATGTCAGAGAAACCAACTATACTTTCCGAGGGTAATGGAAAGAACAAAGACACTCACTGCAGAAAATGTAAATCTTGTTGAATAAACTAAGTAAAATTATGCAGTAATTATGACCAAACTTCTACCAAAACTGTTGGATTCACTACTGACTAGCTTAGAACTCTCCAATTGCAAGGTTTTCTTTAATCAGACAGGAACAAACACATTGTGctgaaaattgtaattaagcattattagttttttctttatcagTGAAACCTTTATCAGCATACCGGACTAAACTTTATCCTAAGCCCGTTCTTTGATTTaagcaataaatttaaacattaaaaagcaCCTCTCTGTCTCAgctaataaattatacaatcTATTACGTCTTGCTTCTTACAACAAAATCCAACAAAGTGCCAGTTTTCCTTGCCCTCTTGGCATCTTTGAAACCATCCTCCTTCCTCTTGTAATCATCCCACAGCTCCTGTTGAACCTCTAGAGGCAATTCTGCAAAGACACCTTTATCCACACCTGGGGGACACTGACAACTACTTTGAAACCTATGTGAAGATTCTTGTAGCTTTTCAGGCTTTATTTCATCAGCATTATTTCTTTGCAAAAACCCAAGTAAAGTTCTCTTGCTACTAGGCCTCTCTACTAACTTTGAGAACCCTAGACCTAGTACTGCAATTTTGAATGGTTGTCTCTTATCAACAGCTTTCCAAAACAAGCTCATGGCCACTGCAACTATGTGAGCTTCATTACTTAAATCTGCATTGAACGGACACTGTCTGGACTCTTTGGGGTCCCCCATTGGGAGTGCAAGGTTATGTCTGCGTAAGCtgacttttattacttttgggACCCTGCCATCTTCTGTTAGAAGCCTCAGTAGGCGCTTTGAGAACTCCTTAAATTTCTCTTCCACTTGTTGCTCAGTTACCAAAGGTTTGCCTGCATCCTCTAAACCATAGCTATGAGGcttctcttttaatttaactggACTCTCATCAGTACCAAAACTGAGATTCAGTATATTTTCAGCCTTTTCCTTTCCAAATACTTTTTCTAGCTGATATTTGCTGCAATTTTGCAACTCAGCAACAGTGGTTATATTAAGGGATGATAAAAGCTCTTCTGTGGCATGTCCCACCCAAGGGATTTTGCCCACACTTCCCAAACTAATCATAAGTTCAGGGGCACTATTTGGAAAGACTACAGTTTGCTTATTAGGTTTATTACAAGACCCAACAATCTTGGCTAAAACTTTGTTATGAGCTATTCCTGCACATGTAGTCAGTTGtagattttctaaaatacaaTCCCGCATCTGTTGAGCTATTACTGACCCAATAACAAGCCTTTCATGGCAGCCACAATCACAGTCGAAACTATTCCCATCCCCATATACAAACCCCTTAAGATTCGAATAACCATCATCTCCAATTCTCTTTGAAACTAACTCAGAAACATCAACAAAGTTCTCATCCAAACCTAATCGTTCCACAAACTGAGAGTATTGACTCAGAAGCTCGAAAACCTGCTGGGACATTTTCCGGTACTCATACAAGTCTTCACCTTTAACGAGCACCAAATTGGGGCACAGTTTAATGGCTTCAGGGATGGGCATGCACTTTTTGATACCAAACTCTCGCGCGACATAGTTGCTGGTAACCACTATGCTCTTTTGTTGGATTCCCAGGGGTTGGTGCTTCAGAGCTGGATCTTTCACCATTTCCACTTGAGCATAGAAGCAATCTATGTCTAAATGAATGATGGTTCTTGAGTGGTCATTCATGATGTTGGAAAGAGCGTTCCAAATTTAAGCAGCaataatttggttttgttgaatttgatcttgtaatataaataatgtgCGATTAACATTCGTAACAACGGGCGTTAAAAATTACCGGAATCCAAAAAgcgtttaaaaaaacaacaaaattataaaaaattatgatgacattgactgaaaatatgtttaacaaaaatttcagcTATTGGATCGGCGGTGCGTAGAAAAGGTCgacaatgtaaataaaaaataatacaagatTTTCGAACTGAAACACAAAGTGTTACATTAACACAAAATAGGTATTATCTTACCATTTCCAGCTAAACAGCGAGTATAAGCAACAATACAGAATTCTTCTTCTAATGAGGCACAATTTAGCATAAGAGCTCACATTCGGAGAGACAAATGGAGACAGTGGAtacataatttcaattaaacgaAAGCAGCTGTCGGAAAATGCTCACAACATATTCATACATTGTTTACAAAGTTGACAAAATACTTTCCtatcgattattttaaattttgagaatatcaaattccaaaaatggCAACATCGCATCTATAACTAAACTGTCAAAAATCAGCAATTCGTgtttatttacacttttcaAGTGGAACAAAttccacaattattatcagaaattaattctttttacaACCATTACAACGATGTACCTCTTCAATAAGCTAAGACAACTCTCCCCAATTCTACAATCCAGCTCCATCGAAAGTTTTCACACCCTCAAAACTCTAATTAAACCATTTACTATAACATCCTACAAAAATGCATCTCAAAGATTCGATCAGAATGTGTGCTGGAAGTGCGGCCTAGAGAGAAAAAACACAGCAAACGTCTTCTGTGAAGAATGCAATGTGATCCAAAACCCCCAAGAGACTCACAATTACTTCAAAGTGTTCAATTTGGAAGAGAGATTCAATCTAGATACTCAAGAGCTGAGGGACAAGTATCGAAAGATGCAGAGCTATTTGCATCCAGATAAATTCAGCACTAAGAGCAATGAGGAGAAGGAAATTTCGGCAAATTATTCTTCTTTAGTCAACAAAGCTTATAACAGCTTGCAGGTCCCATTAAGACGTGCAGAGCATTTGCTTGATTTGAAAGGAAATTCTTTAGAAGAAGGACAAACAGTCGATGATCCAGAGTTCTTAATGGAAATGATGGAGCTCAATGAGGAGCTGGAAAACACTAATGAAGTGGAGGAGCTTAAGAAgcttgatttaaaaaatcgcaaccAATTGgagaatattattaaaaatatagatgACTGTTTCAAGAATAATGATCTAAAACAAGCAAAACATTACGtaattaaaatgaagtattATTCATCTTTAGGAAATAGGATAAATGTGTTTTTGCGTGAACTAGGTGTCATAGATTAAGGaccaataataaaacaaaatttattttaacatattatGCTGAATTGTGATACACAAAaccaataaaaacatttttctctaCCAATTATCTTGTCTTAATCTATAAGTGGAGTTATCACTGTAAATCACCTCCACTCCAGGCCCATAAAAGGGCATCACATAGGCAGATCCATCTTGAGGCCCTACTACTTGGGtggagattaaaataatatcaacAAGCTGGCCAAGAAACATGAAACCCAAAGTGCAGAATTTAGCTAAACCTATTGCTGGATAACCTAAATAAAACCTATCAATGCCAAACATTCCCAGAAATATTGAAAGCAGCAGAGAGGTCTCGAACGAATAGCCATTACTAAAATGAGAATTTAAGACTTAAAGGTCTGTAGGAGAGCTACTTGGAATTCAACTTACGTCCATTTACAGGAAACTTCTTTTGTGAAGGTTCGATTATGCGTTTCTTGGCAAATGAGGCCTTCTACTGCTAGGCAGTTAACTATGTATATAAAACATTAActcaatacaaaaaaaattcaattcaaaattatactttttttcaacCTCTGATCATGTTTCAGAGCATATTGAAGGAATCAAAATAACTGcttcaaaaattcatcacAGCCTTAGTAAGTGTATAGTGCAAGCTTTATGATGAGACTCCTGATGGTGATGCACAGGAGTGGTATGTCCAAGTCTATCACTACTGAAGTCTTGGTTAAACATATGGTTCATGTGGTACCACAAATTCAACCAAGTCTCCAATGGTTATTTTCCCATGAATTTCTAAAGTGGTACATCCTTCTGCATCTAGGAAAGATATCAGACTTCTTAATTCTATGTATCTTTGTTTACCGTGAAGCACAACCAGAGGTTAAAAAACGCTCACCTATTACATTgttttctacaaaataatcttaaaattatctaCTTACTTCTCGCCTTGTTTTCTTTGGTGCAACCTCGAATTTGCTGAGTTTTAGGATCCACTAGATCATAAGAAGGATCTGGACATAAAAACTGTCCCATACGTAATGTACCACagtcaattaattttccaggGATCAATTCTACTGTGGTACCTTCCCCATGGTTAATAGGGAACAATGAAACACAAAATAAGGTTACAATAACTAGCCTGGACATGATTTAAATTGGGGAAACATTGAAACTTGGAAATTTAAACTCTCAAACTTAGTTCATATTTTAAGGCACTAATCATGTGTATGATCTGTGGTTATACATTATCTTTACTACTACCACTGCACCTTAAAAGGGATCGTGTACTGTggctaataataaaaattattggttttccgtatatctttaaaaatacgtaaacAGGTTAgctaaattataaaacataaacaaacatgcccATTAGTGACAGCGCCCTGCATTGTTTGCTAACAAcccataaaattaataatacttagttaaatgataaaaatggcAACGTTGGTGGTAGTGCTTTCAATTCTGACAATATCTAACCAAAACACTTTATTAATAGTAGTTGTTATATTCAAAAACtagaaggaaaattaatttatttctattttaaaattaaaaatacctaCTTAAATGTATTACGTCATACaccaaattttataatttaaattaattttatgtattaaaaataacgcGAGACCGTATTTCAgcttcaaaattataataagtaatatttattgaaGCGAAAATAGTTtcatataataattaacagtaaatatttaagaatataaaaaatctaacaGCGAGTAACTgcgaatatttttattaaagaccCTTAAATCTTTGAGTTTGTACTGAGccctaataaaattattatcaaaggGAATACGTATAACTTTCTACTGCCTTAGCTTGGGAAAGGATTGGTCACCTCTAAAGGCagatatttaatacaaaaaaacaatgaGAAAGTAGCCTAAAATCACATATATTGCAGGAGACAAATGAAAGTCTTATAAAAAGGCCATTGCTCCAGTATATCACTTCTCAACCCTAGAGCATTTCGTTGGCATTTTTAAGTCCAAAGCAGATATCATGGCTAAGAAGCTTAAATAGGAGGAATTAggcaaaaattcattaattcatatttaCCATTATCTAACTGTTTGAACATTGGACATTAATGTGGTCAGTGGTAACAATtgagtacaaacaactttttgtAACTTGCTTTAAATAGAAAACGCCATGGCAATAACTTTAAATCGCAAGAAAACAACATCTACAACGATTACAGCCAGGCCATTAAGACAA
Proteins encoded in this region:
- the Hsc20 gene encoding co-chaperone protein HscB homolog, whose product is MYLFNKLRQLSPILQSSSIESFHTLKTLIKPFTITSYKNASQRFDQNVCWKCGLERKNTANVFCEECNVIQNPQETHNYFKVFNLEERFNLDTQELRDKYRKMQSYLHPDKFSTKSNEEKEISANYSSLVNKAYNSLQVPLRRAEHLLDLKGNSLEEGQTVDDPEFLMEMMELNEELENTNEVEELKKLDLKNRNQLENIIKNIDDCFKNNDLKQAKHYVIKMKYYSSLGNRINVFLRELGVID
- the PolI gene encoding DNA polymerase iota translates to MNDHSRTIIHLDIDCFYAQVEMVKDPALKHQPLGIQQKSIVVTSNYVAREFGIKKCMPIPEAIKLCPNLVLVKGEDLYEYRKMSQQVFELLSQYSQFVERLGLDENFVDVSELVSKRIGDDGYSNLKGFVYGDGNSFDCDCGCHERLVIGSVIAQQMRDCILENLQLTTCAGIAHNKVLAKIVGSCNKPNKQTVVFPNSAPELMISLGSVGKIPWVGHATEELLSSLNITTVAELQNCSKYQLEKVFGKEKAENILNLSFGTDESPVKLKEKPHSYGLEDAGKPLVTEQQVEEKFKEFSKRLLRLLTEDGRVPKVIKVSLRRHNLALPMGDPKESRQCPFNADLSNEAHIVAVAMSLFWKAVDKRQPFKIAVLGLGFSKLVERPSSKRTLLGFLQRNNADEIKPEKLQESSHRFQSSCQCPPGVDKGVFAELPLEVQQELWDDYKRKEDGFKDAKRARKTGTLLDFVVRSKT
- the bisc gene encoding TM2 domain-containing protein CG10795, producing the protein MSRLVIVTLFCVSLFPINHGEGTTVELIPGKLIDCGTLRMGQFLCPDPSYDLVDPKTQQIRGCTKENKARINCLAVEGLICQETHNRTFTKEVSCKWTNGYSFETSLLLSIFLGMFGIDRFYLGYPAIGLAKFCTLGFMFLGQLVDIILISTQVVGPQDGSAYVMPFYGPGVEVIYSDNSTYRLRQDNW